In Roseiconus lacunae, one genomic interval encodes:
- a CDS encoding chemotaxis protein CheB codes for MSDPTDTQSLVVGIGASAGGLSPIQEFFDNMPADTGMAFVVVQHLSPDFKSLMDELLARHTKMSIHKVVDRIEVEPNSIYLIPPEKNMALSEGKLLLTDQDQDRGLNLPIDIFFRSLAMDAGDRAVAIVMSGTGSDGSRGVGDVRQAGGIVIAQSPDSAGFDGMPQATIRSGAVDAICNPSEMAQRLIQYAENRNRDQLSVTNEQATPSSDSGIFSILRMYRLHNGVDFALYKPATITRRIERRMQMGGFVDLGSYANFLEENQHEFDLLFRDLLVEVTQFFRDHGAFERLRQEFIPKLVEKAPPNEDLRIWVPGCATGEEAYSLAILFAEAIEKSKRTDIDFKVFATDVHRTSLETASMAVYPSHVLDQVPTELAIKYFSRNNSLCHIKREIRQRVIFAANDLTNDPPFTRIDLISCRNVLIYLEPRVQHRVLSMFHFGLRIGGVLFLGPSETVGELAPEFETFDRHWRIYSKKRDIRLPDATRMPVSPSLQNVIREKNPMFVAMGPQRDRQAWLSEAYEELLARYVPPSFLINDFGELVHTFGDARKLLVQPEGRPTLDAIKLLSGELRTAVSAGVLRAKQDDKPIVFNGIHHQIEGEKESIFRVTIEPYRKASQNLYLISVEPMEDHAGVTIESAHIDANEIASERITQLERELGYTRETLQATVEELESSNEELQATNEELIASNEELQSTNEELHSVNEELYTVNAEHKQKIEELTQLTSDMDNLLKSTDIGTVFLDEEFKIRMFTPAISAAFNVLDQDIGRPIEHIAYKLDSPNLIADATEVLESQIAKEVEVQSSDGRIFLQRMQPYRNEAGRVEGIVLTTTEITAIKEAERAKQTMLTLAQINEELPDFAYAVSHDLEVPLRHIQQYAQILEKQVGESLPDEVIKSVRVINESSGSLRDMIDALLAYSRINTRGGAMRRVDLNEVASDASQSLASSLQYYDAEIELGKMPPVSGDADQIETLFFHLFDNAIKYSGDEPPKIKVESSIEGRFAHIAIIDNGIGIDPRHFERVFSMFKRLGFDHNVPGIGAGLALCKRIIVRHGGKIWIEPNRNGGTVVKFSLHLAEVEENSDLD; via the coding sequence ATGTCGGACCCTACAGACACCCAAAGTCTTGTCGTCGGAATCGGAGCTTCCGCCGGCGGACTGTCCCCGATTCAAGAGTTCTTTGACAACATGCCAGCCGACACCGGCATGGCATTTGTCGTGGTCCAGCACCTGTCGCCCGACTTCAAAAGTTTGATGGACGAGCTGCTCGCGCGACACACCAAGATGTCGATCCACAAGGTCGTCGATCGAATCGAAGTTGAACCAAACTCGATCTATTTGATTCCACCGGAAAAGAACATGGCTCTCTCGGAAGGCAAACTGCTGCTGACCGACCAAGACCAAGATCGTGGTTTGAATCTACCGATCGATATTTTCTTTCGATCGCTTGCCATGGACGCGGGCGATCGTGCGGTGGCGATCGTGATGAGCGGGACCGGCAGCGATGGCTCGCGTGGCGTCGGTGACGTCCGCCAAGCTGGCGGAATCGTCATCGCCCAAAGCCCAGACTCGGCGGGCTTTGACGGCATGCCACAAGCGACGATTCGATCCGGCGCCGTTGACGCAATTTGCAATCCTTCCGAAATGGCACAGCGGTTAATCCAGTACGCGGAAAACCGCAACCGTGATCAGCTGTCGGTGACCAACGAACAGGCGACACCGTCGAGTGACTCGGGAATCTTCAGCATCCTGCGGATGTATCGCTTGCACAACGGCGTTGACTTTGCACTCTACAAACCGGCAACAATTACCCGCCGAATCGAACGTCGGATGCAGATGGGAGGCTTCGTCGATCTCGGCAGCTATGCGAACTTCCTGGAAGAAAACCAACACGAGTTCGACCTGCTCTTTCGCGACCTTCTCGTCGAGGTCACGCAGTTCTTTCGTGACCACGGCGCGTTCGAACGATTGCGACAAGAATTCATCCCAAAGCTCGTCGAGAAAGCTCCGCCGAACGAAGACCTGCGGATTTGGGTGCCCGGTTGTGCGACGGGCGAAGAAGCTTACTCGCTCGCCATTTTGTTTGCCGAAGCGATCGAGAAGTCCAAGCGAACGGATATCGATTTCAAAGTTTTCGCGACCGACGTTCACCGGACGTCATTGGAAACGGCCAGCATGGCGGTCTATCCGTCACATGTACTCGACCAGGTTCCGACCGAACTTGCGATCAAGTACTTCAGTCGCAACAACAGCTTGTGCCATATCAAACGCGAAATCCGACAGCGGGTCATCTTCGCTGCCAATGACCTCACCAACGATCCGCCCTTCACCCGGATCGACTTGATCAGTTGCCGCAATGTGTTGATCTATCTCGAGCCACGAGTCCAGCATCGAGTTCTGTCGATGTTTCACTTCGGCCTTCGGATCGGCGGCGTTTTATTTTTGGGCCCCAGCGAAACGGTGGGTGAATTGGCGCCCGAGTTCGAAACCTTTGATCGACACTGGCGAATCTATAGCAAGAAACGCGACATCCGCCTGCCCGATGCGACACGGATGCCCGTGTCGCCATCGCTGCAAAACGTCATCCGCGAAAAGAACCCAATGTTTGTCGCGATGGGACCACAACGGGATCGCCAAGCTTGGCTCTCCGAAGCCTACGAAGAACTCCTCGCGCGGTATGTCCCGCCGAGCTTTCTGATCAACGATTTTGGCGAACTCGTTCACACCTTTGGCGACGCCCGGAAGTTGCTCGTTCAACCGGAAGGCCGACCGACACTCGACGCGATTAAATTGCTCTCCGGTGAGCTTCGCACCGCTGTCAGCGCCGGCGTCTTGCGCGCCAAGCAGGATGATAAACCGATTGTATTCAACGGGATCCACCATCAGATCGAAGGCGAAAAAGAAAGCATCTTTCGCGTTACCATTGAGCCTTATCGAAAGGCATCTCAGAACCTGTATCTGATCTCCGTTGAACCGATGGAGGATCATGCGGGGGTCACGATCGAATCGGCACACATCGACGCCAACGAGATCGCATCCGAACGAATCACGCAACTCGAACGTGAACTCGGCTACACCCGCGAAACCTTGCAGGCGACGGTCGAAGAGTTGGAATCGAGCAACGAGGAATTGCAGGCGACCAACGAAGAACTGATCGCTTCGAACGAAGAGCTGCAAAGCACGAACGAAGAATTGCACAGCGTCAACGAAGAACTTTATACGGTTAACGCGGAACACAAGCAGAAAATCGAAGAGCTGACTCAGTTGACCAGCGACATGGATAACCTGCTCAAGAGCACCGACATCGGCACGGTATTCTTGGACGAAGAATTTAAAATCCGCATGTTCACCCCCGCGATCTCGGCCGCCTTCAACGTGCTTGACCAAGACATCGGACGGCCGATCGAGCACATCGCCTACAAGCTAGACAGCCCAAACCTGATCGCCGATGCGACCGAAGTTCTGGAGTCACAGATCGCCAAAGAAGTCGAAGTCCAAAGCAGTGACGGGCGGATCTTCTTGCAACGGATGCAACCCTACCGAAACGAAGCCGGACGCGTCGAAGGGATTGTGCTGACGACGACCGAAATCACCGCGATCAAAGAAGCCGAGCGGGCCAAGCAAACAATGCTGACGCTGGCCCAGATCAACGAAGAATTGCCTGATTTCGCTTACGCGGTTTCGCACGACCTGGAAGTCCCGCTACGGCACATCCAACAGTACGCACAAATCTTGGAAAAACAGGTCGGCGAGAGTCTCCCCGACGAGGTGATCAAATCGGTTCGCGTGATCAACGAAAGCTCCGGGTCACTTCGAGACATGATCGATGCGCTGCTGGCTTATTCGCGGATCAACACCCGTGGGGGGGCGATGCGAAGAGTTGACTTGAACGAAGTCGCTTCGGATGCCTCGCAAAGCTTGGCGTCGAGCCTACAGTACTACGATGCAGAAATTGAACTCGGCAAGATGCCCCCGGTTTCCGGTGACGCCGATCAAATCGAAACGTTGTTCTTTCACCTCTTTGACAACGCCATCAAATACAGCGGCGACGAACCTCCAAAGATCAAAGTCGAATCTTCCATCGAAGGCCGATTTGCACACATCGCGATCATCGACAACGGCATCGGAATCGATCCACGACATTTCGAACGAGTCTTCTCGATGTTCAAACGATTGGGCTTCGATCATAACGTCCCTGGCATCGGTGCCGGGCTGGCGCTTTGCAAACGAATCATCGTGCGTCATGGAGGCAAAATTTGGATTGAACCGAATCGTAACGGCGGAACGGTTGTCAAATTCTCATTGCATCTGGCCGAGGTCGAGGAAAACTCCGATCTTGATTGA
- a CDS encoding response regulator, whose product MLVISRKNEESICFPGTGIEVRILRPGPSKVRVGIKAPPEIPVLRGELELNGGVGDAEVAGIKSVMIVDDNWNEMKLLAGYLRLKKLEVQTAESGAVAMEQLLSGATPDVVLLDMMMPEYDGAWTINQLRSSPVTEKLKVFAVSGCDPDELNVPIGPSGVDGWYPKPLNPEKLANDLQRQAFLVTT is encoded by the coding sequence ATGCTCGTTATTTCTCGAAAGAACGAAGAGTCCATTTGTTTTCCGGGAACCGGCATTGAAGTGCGTATCTTGAGGCCGGGGCCTTCGAAGGTGAGGGTCGGTATCAAAGCTCCGCCAGAGATCCCGGTGCTCCGCGGTGAGCTTGAGCTTAATGGTGGTGTAGGCGACGCCGAAGTCGCTGGCATCAAGAGCGTCATGATCGTCGATGACAATTGGAATGAAATGAAATTACTGGCCGGCTACCTCCGGCTGAAGAAGTTAGAAGTGCAGACAGCGGAAAGCGGCGCGGTAGCGATGGAGCAGCTCCTCTCCGGTGCGACACCTGACGTCGTGCTGTTGGACATGATGATGCCCGAGTACGACGGGGCATGGACCATCAATCAATTGCGGTCCTCCCCCGTGACCGAAAAGCTCAAAGTGTTCGCCGTCAGTGGGTGTGATCCGGATGAATTAAACGTTCCCATCGGGCCGAGCGGCGTTGATGGTTGGTATCCCAAGCCTTTGAATCCAGAAAAACTAGCCAATGACCTGCAGCGCCAAGCGTTCCTCGTGACCACCTAG
- a CDS encoding response regulator has protein sequence MAPIRFLVLDDHQLIRLGVRAAIAQHDHWEIAVTAATLAEGMRALEETPFDFAIVDLGLPDGSGLEFIAQARILRPDVKILVSSMRDAHLFAHRCIAQGAHGYIAKQETDVNIDRAIQTILDGEIYLSPSLEPCENNGAPQSTTGIMFQEISKLSKRELSVFELIGQGYSTKLISEQMGVKTKTVDSYRERIKNKLELSSTSELLHYATRWIVSIEES, from the coding sequence ATGGCACCGATTCGCTTCCTCGTTCTCGACGACCACCAGCTGATCCGACTTGGGGTACGCGCCGCGATCGCCCAACACGACCACTGGGAAATCGCGGTCACCGCAGCGACACTCGCCGAAGGCATGCGCGCCCTGGAAGAGACACCCTTCGATTTTGCAATCGTCGACCTAGGCCTCCCCGATGGGAGCGGGCTGGAATTCATCGCCCAAGCACGAATTCTGCGACCGGACGTCAAAATCCTGGTTTCATCGATGCGTGACGCACACCTGTTCGCCCATCGGTGCATTGCCCAAGGGGCACACGGATATATCGCGAAGCAAGAAACTGACGTCAACATCGACCGGGCAATCCAAACGATTCTCGACGGAGAAATTTACCTTTCGCCATCACTCGAGCCCTGTGAAAACAACGGCGCCCCCCAGTCGACGACGGGGATCATGTTCCAGGAGATCTCGAAGCTTTCCAAACGCGAACTGTCAGTGTTTGAACTGATCGGCCAAGGCTACTCGACGAAGCTGATCTCCGAGCAAATGGGCGTGAAAACAAAGACGGTCGACTCCTACCGAGAGCGAATCAAGAACAAACTTGAGCTAAGCTCGACTTCCGAACTGCTGCACTATGCGACGCGGTGGATCGTTTCGATCGAAGAATCCTGA
- a CDS encoding CheR family methyltransferase → MPDSGECYIVGIGASAGGLQALEEFFLAADPEAPLAYVVIQHLSPDFKSVMDQLLSRKTKLPVHVIEDGMQVEPRNVYLMPARKEAIVSDGKLRLTDRTEHEQLSFPIDYFLRSLAQDAGPRAIAVILSGTGSDGSRGIREISECGGLVVAQSDPSFDGMPHSAIATEVVDLELPARKIGASLVRHLTSSGEDLSALVDDESSGDESVAAVFDHLNLKFGINFANYRTEMMLRRLNRRRTLSGHADLAAYAKWASESPDELEKLYHDLLIGVTQFFRDPEVFEYFESSVIPRIVSRLEGQHELRAWVAGCGTGEEAYSIAIAIAEHLERHGLDREVRIFASDVHEQSLSAASQGIYSEGQLTGISDDRLQRYFIRRNGNYQVAPSLRKMVVFSPHNILRDAPFTKLDLVTCRNLLIYLTPSAQRKVLGLFHFGLKRDGFLCLGASETIGDLQDVFKVVDAHTCFYAKCRDRFPAKAFDLTGTLSTERRRLVGPEDTSGFLNTRSMLKTYDRLLEEFIPPSILINSEREILHTFSKAGRYLQFSAGRPTKDVLTLLHPDLSAVASRALRQAEKTGKKIVVPKVECQTENGKSSISLSVLPVRSDDASRQWLIQFDDPSDATSRLIPSEELQSSSESLEINDLRRELDFTKESLQATIEELQTTNEELQSANEELVSSNEELQSTNEELHSVNEELYTVNSEHQRKITELTELTNDINNLLNGSDVHQLFLDRELGIRRFTSGAAAIFNLIPQDIGRRFDNFSHRIKHDTLDNDIEAVIETGVLKEFEVRDDVHDTWYLMRIRPYVAPNGIDGIVLTLVDITSLKVAQARLMELSEIVEHTDDAIYRVNLDGEIRTWNRGAARLFGYESKEIVGRRDSLLTPDDRSAEASDYYQRIRDGLSVDRLETIRSKKNGDRFDVSLTVSPIQNHNGDIEGASIIARDITQQRRAESEIRRAVQQRDQFLATLSHELRNPFAAILNAYALSKESELDHDAERESREVMEAQLQHVSLLLDDLLDVARFTNGKLTIRKRPIDITKLTNPVLDCVQHRFDRCNQSLQIQVDDEPIYVLADAGRLQQAQVNLLVNASKYSPSRRSIWYSVGRDGDQAVVTVRDEGEGISATLLPTIFEPFTQSEQDMDRTQGGMGLGLSIVKAIVDAHGGTIDAHSPGPNRGSEFVLRLPLTSERPQVTLESPESLIAGIRVLLVEDNDGIRRMLARSLQLRGFQVITAANGRSGLREVDREDPDVAVVDIGLPDVDGYEFAKVIRSDRNHRNLVMIAVTGYGRDEDRIQAEEAGFDLHLVKPVDPQRLIEAISKCCKLREGAGE, encoded by the coding sequence ATGCCAGATTCTGGTGAGTGTTACATCGTTGGAATTGGTGCCTCTGCGGGGGGGCTTCAGGCGTTAGAGGAATTTTTCCTCGCAGCTGATCCGGAGGCGCCGCTGGCTTACGTCGTGATCCAGCACCTCTCGCCGGATTTCAAGAGTGTGATGGATCAATTGCTGTCGCGCAAAACCAAGTTGCCGGTTCATGTAATTGAAGATGGCATGCAGGTTGAACCTCGCAACGTCTATTTGATGCCGGCCCGGAAAGAGGCGATTGTCAGTGACGGGAAGTTGCGGTTGACGGACCGTACCGAACACGAGCAACTCAGTTTTCCGATCGATTATTTTCTTCGTTCGCTCGCTCAGGATGCGGGGCCGCGTGCGATTGCCGTCATCCTATCGGGGACCGGGTCCGACGGATCACGTGGCATTCGCGAAATTAGCGAGTGTGGCGGTTTAGTGGTGGCGCAGAGCGATCCCAGTTTCGACGGGATGCCCCATAGCGCGATCGCAACGGAGGTCGTGGACCTAGAGTTGCCCGCCAGGAAGATCGGTGCGTCGTTGGTTCGTCATTTGACGTCTTCGGGCGAAGATCTTTCGGCGCTCGTCGACGATGAGAGTTCAGGTGACGAATCGGTCGCGGCAGTGTTCGATCATCTGAATCTGAAGTTCGGGATCAATTTTGCAAACTACCGAACGGAGATGATGCTACGCCGGCTAAACCGTCGTCGCACGTTATCGGGGCATGCTGACTTAGCGGCGTATGCGAAATGGGCGAGCGAGTCGCCCGACGAGCTTGAAAAGCTGTATCACGATTTGTTGATCGGGGTCACACAATTCTTTCGAGACCCCGAGGTGTTTGAATACTTCGAGTCTTCGGTGATCCCCCGCATCGTCAGTCGGCTCGAAGGGCAGCATGAGCTACGTGCCTGGGTTGCCGGTTGCGGTACCGGGGAAGAAGCGTATTCGATCGCGATCGCAATTGCAGAGCACCTCGAACGCCACGGGCTAGATCGAGAGGTTCGGATCTTTGCCTCGGACGTTCACGAGCAGTCGCTCTCCGCGGCCAGTCAGGGGATTTATTCCGAGGGGCAGTTGACGGGGATCTCCGACGATCGATTGCAACGATATTTCATTCGGCGTAACGGCAATTACCAAGTGGCGCCGTCGCTGCGCAAAATGGTGGTATTCTCGCCGCACAACATCCTACGTGACGCGCCATTTACGAAATTGGATTTGGTTACGTGCCGTAACTTGCTGATTTATTTGACGCCGTCGGCGCAACGCAAGGTCTTGGGGTTGTTCCATTTTGGTCTCAAACGAGATGGCTTCTTGTGTTTAGGGGCGAGCGAAACGATCGGCGACTTGCAAGATGTTTTCAAGGTCGTCGACGCGCATACCTGTTTCTATGCGAAGTGTCGTGATCGCTTTCCGGCAAAAGCATTTGATTTGACCGGAACGCTTTCGACCGAACGGCGTCGTTTGGTCGGCCCGGAGGACACGTCGGGATTTCTGAACACGCGATCGATGTTAAAGACGTACGATCGGCTGCTGGAGGAGTTCATCCCGCCATCGATATTGATCAACAGCGAGCGCGAGATTCTGCATACGTTTTCTAAAGCAGGGCGGTACCTGCAATTTAGTGCCGGGCGACCGACGAAGGATGTCCTGACGTTACTGCATCCTGATTTGTCAGCCGTTGCCTCACGGGCGTTGCGACAGGCGGAAAAAACCGGCAAGAAGATTGTCGTGCCTAAGGTGGAGTGCCAAACAGAAAACGGTAAATCGAGCATTTCGCTTTCGGTGTTACCGGTTCGGTCGGACGATGCGTCACGGCAGTGGTTGATCCAATTTGACGATCCGTCCGACGCGACGTCTCGATTGATCCCATCCGAAGAATTGCAGTCGTCGAGCGAATCGCTTGAGATCAATGACTTGCGGCGCGAATTGGATTTCACGAAAGAAAGTCTGCAGGCGACCATTGAAGAGCTGCAGACGACCAACGAAGAGTTGCAGTCGGCGAATGAAGAATTGGTGTCTTCTAACGAGGAGTTGCAAAGCACCAATGAGGAACTTCACAGCGTCAACGAAGAGCTCTACACGGTCAACTCTGAGCATCAGCGAAAGATTACCGAGCTGACTGAGTTGACCAATGATATCAACAACTTGCTTAACGGTAGTGACGTTCATCAGTTGTTCTTGGATCGCGAGCTTGGCATCCGCCGATTCACTTCCGGTGCGGCCGCGATCTTTAATTTGATTCCGCAAGACATCGGTCGCCGGTTCGATAACTTTTCGCATCGGATCAAGCACGACACGTTGGACAACGACATCGAAGCGGTGATCGAAACCGGAGTGTTGAAGGAGTTTGAAGTTCGTGACGATGTTCATGACACGTGGTACTTGATGCGCATTCGGCCGTATGTCGCGCCGAATGGGATTGACGGAATCGTGTTGACGCTGGTCGATATCACATCGTTGAAGGTCGCGCAGGCTCGGCTGATGGAACTGAGCGAGATCGTCGAGCACACCGACGATGCGATCTATCGGGTGAACCTTGACGGCGAGATCCGGACGTGGAACCGGGGGGCGGCTCGGCTCTTTGGCTACGAGAGTAAAGAGATCGTCGGGCGTCGCGATTCGCTACTGACGCCGGACGATCGCAGCGCCGAAGCATCGGATTACTATCAACGCATTCGCGATGGACTTTCGGTCGATCGGCTTGAAACGATACGGAGCAAGAAAAACGGCGACCGGTTCGACGTCTCACTCACCGTTTCGCCAATTCAGAATCATAACGGGGATATCGAAGGGGCTTCGATCATCGCGCGTGATATCACGCAGCAGCGGCGTGCCGAATCTGAGATTCGACGCGCCGTTCAGCAGCGCGATCAGTTTTTGGCGACACTATCTCATGAACTGCGAAACCCCTTCGCGGCAATCTTAAACGCCTACGCGCTCTCAAAGGAGTCGGAGCTTGATCACGATGCCGAGCGCGAGTCCCGGGAGGTGATGGAGGCGCAGCTCCAGCACGTATCGCTTTTGCTGGACGATCTATTAGACGTCGCTCGGTTTACCAATGGAAAGTTGACCATTCGGAAGCGGCCGATCGACATCACTAAATTGACCAATCCGGTGCTTGATTGCGTTCAGCATCGGTTCGATCGCTGCAATCAATCGCTGCAAATCCAAGTCGACGACGAACCGATTTACGTGCTGGCTGATGCGGGGCGCTTGCAGCAGGCGCAGGTCAATTTATTGGTCAACGCATCAAAGTACAGTCCATCACGGCGTTCGATTTGGTACAGCGTTGGCCGTGATGGTGATCAAGCGGTCGTCACGGTACGCGACGAAGGGGAAGGGATCTCGGCGACTCTGTTGCCGACAATTTTCGAACCCTTCACTCAGTCAGAGCAGGACATGGACCGCACGCAGGGCGGCATGGGGCTGGGGTTGTCGATTGTCAAAGCGATTGTCGATGCCCACGGAGGAACCATTGACGCGCATAGTCCAGGGCCAAATCGAGGTAGCGAATTTGTGCTTCGGTTACCGCTGACGTCGGAGCGACCACAGGTGACGCTGGAGTCTCCGGAGAGTCTGATTGCGGGGATCCGAGTCCTGTTGGTCGAAGACAACGATGGGATTCGTCGTATGCTTGCCCGCTCACTTCAGTTGCGTGGATTCCAGGTGATTACGGCCGCCAACGGACGATCGGGACTGCGTGAAGTTGACCGCGAGGATCCCGACGTCGCGGTGGTCGATATCGGGCTGCCCGATGTCGACGGCTACGAGTTTGCGAAGGTCATTCGTTCAGACCGAAATCATCGAAATTTGGTCATGATTGCGGTCACCGGATACGGCCGCGATGAAGACCGGATCCAGGCGGAAGAAGCAGGGTTCGACCTGCATCTTGTCAAACCCGTCGATCCCCAACGACTGATCGAAGCGATCTCCAAATGCTGCAAGTTGCGGGAAGGCGCCGGGGAATGA
- a CDS encoding response regulator, protein MLVLTRRTDDLVTFPEVGISLRFLKVRAGQARVGIDAPKDISIVRGELQSEEIISESALADRFPMHCVPPEARHSIRNELHQISVGMHLYRELLAAGQIEEAECTFQDIEAALSRLNESKWLQRQASKPVSKNISIALVEDDQNERELLAGLLRLKGYRVQGYQDGQSALDDMSTSTPPNIILVDMLMPVVSGAETVRTLRENERFNSSAIFVVSGMTPDSSEISVGTGGADHWFCKPLNPECLIDAIEERVHTFSQ, encoded by the coding sequence ATGTTAGTACTAACCAGACGGACCGATGACCTAGTGACGTTTCCTGAGGTCGGCATCAGCCTGCGCTTCTTGAAAGTCCGTGCCGGGCAAGCACGCGTAGGGATCGACGCTCCGAAGGACATCTCAATCGTCCGTGGCGAGCTGCAGTCGGAAGAGATCATCAGCGAGAGTGCGCTGGCCGACCGATTCCCGATGCACTGCGTCCCACCCGAAGCGCGTCACTCCATTCGTAACGAACTGCACCAAATCAGCGTCGGTATGCACCTCTATCGTGAGTTGCTCGCCGCCGGCCAAATCGAAGAAGCGGAGTGCACGTTTCAGGACATCGAAGCAGCGCTTTCACGTCTGAATGAAAGCAAGTGGTTGCAACGCCAAGCGTCGAAGCCGGTTTCAAAGAATATTTCGATCGCGTTGGTCGAAGACGATCAGAACGAACGTGAGTTGCTTGCCGGATTGCTGCGTTTGAAAGGCTATCGCGTGCAAGGGTATCAAGACGGTCAGTCGGCTCTGGATGACATGTCTACCTCGACGCCTCCGAATATCATCTTGGTCGACATGTTGATGCCGGTCGTTAGCGGTGCCGAAACGGTGCGGACGCTCCGTGAAAACGAACGCTTTAACTCGTCGGCAATCTTCGTAGTCAGTGGAATGACTCCGGATTCAAGCGAGATCAGCGTGGGCACCGGTGGAGCCGATCATTGGTTCTGCAAACCGCTGAACCCCGAATGCTTGATCGACGCGATCGAAGAACGCGTTCACACGTTCAGCCAGTGA
- a CDS encoding Gfo/Idh/MocA family protein has protein sequence MSIGIGIVGCGMIANFHARAIKDAAGAHLVGATARRPEQVETFAGEHDCRGFASLEEMLADESINAISICTPSGLHLDPAIAAAKAGKHVIVEKPLEITTERCDAIIDACKENGVRLTVTFQSRFHQSSQLMKKAVEDGRFGKITMGDAYVKWYRSQEYYDSGQWRGTWELDGGGALMNQAIHSVDLLLWLMGPVEQISAMTATMTHERIEVEDVAVATLKFKNGALGVIEATTTAYPGALKRIEISGNEGSAILEEEDIKFWQFANETDEDARIRKEMAGKTETGGGAADPAAIGHHGHTMLFEEAVSAINENRPSILDGHEGRRSVEVICGIYESAKTGKIVMLG, from the coding sequence ATGAGCATCGGAATCGGAATCGTCGGCTGTGGCATGATCGCCAATTTCCATGCCCGCGCCATCAAAGACGCCGCTGGTGCTCACCTCGTCGGAGCGACCGCCCGTCGTCCCGAACAGGTTGAAACGTTTGCCGGCGAACATGATTGCCGCGGCTTTGCGTCACTGGAAGAAATGCTTGCCGACGAATCGATCAATGCGATTTCGATCTGCACGCCCAGCGGTTTGCACTTGGACCCAGCAATCGCGGCTGCCAAGGCAGGCAAACACGTGATCGTCGAAAAGCCACTGGAAATCACGACCGAACGATGCGACGCAATCATCGACGCCTGCAAAGAAAACGGAGTCCGGTTGACCGTCACGTTCCAAAGTCGTTTTCATCAATCGAGCCAGCTGATGAAGAAGGCGGTCGAAGACGGACGCTTCGGGAAAATCACGATGGGCGATGCCTACGTGAAGTGGTACCGCAGCCAAGAATACTATGACAGCGGCCAATGGCGCGGCACCTGGGAACTCGACGGCGGTGGTGCCTTGATGAATCAAGCCATCCACAGCGTGGACTTGCTACTGTGGTTGATGGGCCCCGTCGAACAAATCAGCGCGATGACGGCCACGATGACTCACGAGCGAATCGAAGTCGAAGACGTTGCCGTGGCAACCCTCAAATTCAAGAACGGCGCCCTCGGCGTGATCGAAGCAACCACAACGGCCTACCCCGGCGCACTAAAACGAATCGAAATCAGCGGCAACGAAGGCAGCGCGATTCTGGAAGAGGAAGACATCAAGTTCTGGCAGTTCGCTAACGAGACCGACGAAGACGCCAGAATTCGCAAAGAGATGGCCGGCAAAACCGAAACCGGAGGTGGCGCCGCCGATCCCGCCGCGATCGGTCATCATGGTCATACGATGTTGTTCGAAGAAGCCGTCAGCGCGATCAATGAAAACCGCCCCTCGATCCTTGACGGACACGAAGGACGCCGCAGCGTCGAGGTGATTTGCGGGATCTACGAAAGCGCGAAAACGGGAAAAATCGTCATGCTCGGGTGA